One genomic window of Metopolophium dirhodum isolate CAU chromosome 4, ASM1992520v1, whole genome shotgun sequence includes the following:
- the LOC132943894 gene encoding estradiol 17-beta-dehydrogenase 11-like, translated as MTENKKESTHPPLKRYRSNSMGNSVAYAGLLLIELILLALKFIYTTVESIIRTFLPPLEKSLKDEVILITGAGHGIGRELALLFAVQNAIIVCWDLDEKGNNETKHILKIKGYKRVYTYKVDVSNRQEVLDAAALVKQEVGSVSVLVNNAGIMPCRPLFSQSHEVIEKIFNVNVLAHFWALEAFLPSMIENNHGHVIALSSMCGVIGLPNVVPYCASKFAVRGLMEALYEELRVGDTKNNKSEIKFTTVYPIMVNTGLVKKPRNRFPFLLDMQSPEKVANIIVKSMRRNYKEVSIPWMLMPLDRISRLLPGKFIQNVKDFIDTGLDPHTDD; from the exons atgacagaaaataaaaaagagTCAACTCATCCACCTCTTAagagatatag gtcGAATTCTATGGGAAATTCAGTTGCTTATGCAGGCTTATTACTCATCGAATTAATTCTTTTGGCtttaaaattcatttatacTACCGTTGAGTCCATTATACGAACATTTTTACCGCCATTAGAAAAATCACTAAAAGACGAAGTTATATTA aTAACTGGTGCTGGTCATGGTATTGGTCGAGAATTGGCATTATTGTTTGCCGTACAAAATGCAATTATTGTATGCTGGGATTTAGACGAAAAAGGAAATAATGAAACTAAACACATTCTTAAGATTAAAGGTTACAAACGTGTTTACACTTACAA AGTAGATGTGTCTAATAGACAGGAAGTTTTAGATGCTGCAGCCTTAGTTAAACAGGAAGTCGGCAGCGTATCGGTACTAGTAAACAATGCGGGCATTATGCCATGCAGACCGTTGTTTTCTCAAAGCCACgaagtaattgaaaaaatattcaacgtCAACGTTTTAGCTCATTTTTGG gCTCTGGAAGCATTTTTGCCAAGCATGATTGAAAATAACCATGGCCATGTAATTGCTTTATCTTCTATGTGCGGTGTCATCGGACTCCCAAATGTTGTTCCATATTGCGCATCGAAATTCGCCGTAAgag GACTCATGGAAGCCTTATACGAAGAGTTAAGAGTTGGAgatacgaaaaacaataaatcTGAAATCAAATTCACTACAGTTTACCCGATTATGGTTAATACAGGACTAGTTAAGAAACCTAGAAATCGATTCCCATTCTTGTTGGACATGCAATCGCCTGAAAAAGTAGCCAATATCATTGTAAAGTCGATGAGACGTAACTACAAAGAAGTTAGTATACCGTGGATGCTGATGCCTCTCGACCGGATATccag ACTGTTGCCCGGAAAATTCATTCAGAACGTTAAAGATTTCATCGACACTGGCTTGGACCCACACACAgatgactaa